In Rhodoligotrophos defluvii, a genomic segment contains:
- a CDS encoding ABC transporter substrate-binding protein, with protein MASHARNLLIALLLAWSASGSLAAPQRIVSLNLCADELVLRLADPAQIASVTWLSQDPANANLAALASRYPANRGLSEEVIALAPDLVIAGRYTTRATVDQLKRVVIEVLELDVPASFEQTEQQILELGDTLGHLPRAEALIARMRARLASLDTARQHRPTAIVYQPNGFTAGKGSLIDTLLARAGFRNLAAENGLDNYGAVPLELLVAFRPDVLILNAEPTAPALAYEVLRHPVLKALPHTQVVSVPPRLWTCAGPEMVEAVALLARAAEQIAARATP; from the coding sequence ATGGCAAGCCACGCGCGAAACCTGCTCATCGCCCTGCTGCTCGCCTGGTCGGCTTCGGGCAGCCTGGCCGCACCGCAGCGTATCGTCTCCTTGAACCTGTGTGCCGACGAGCTGGTGCTCCGGCTCGCGGATCCCGCACAGATCGCGTCGGTGACATGGCTGTCGCAGGATCCCGCCAACGCCAATCTGGCCGCGCTGGCCTCACGCTATCCGGCCAATCGCGGCTTGAGCGAGGAAGTGATCGCCCTCGCGCCAGACCTGGTCATTGCCGGCCGCTATACGACGCGCGCCACCGTCGACCAGTTGAAGCGGGTTGTCATCGAGGTGCTCGAGCTTGATGTTCCCGCAAGCTTCGAGCAAACGGAGCAGCAGATCCTCGAGCTTGGCGACACGCTCGGCCACCTCCCGCGGGCGGAGGCCCTCATTGCCCGAATGCGTGCTCGTCTTGCGTCGCTGGACACCGCGCGGCAACACAGGCCGACCGCGATCGTCTATCAGCCGAACGGCTTCACGGCGGGCAAAGGCTCTCTCATCGATACGCTGCTCGCGCGCGCCGGCTTCCGTAACCTCGCAGCGGAAAACGGTCTTGACAATTACGGCGCCGTTCCCCTCGAGCTGCTGGTTGCATTCCGGCCCGACGTCTTGATCCTGAACGCTGAGCCGACGGCCCCAGCGCTTGCCTATGAAGTGCTCCGGCACCCGGTGCTGAAGGCGCTGCCCCACACTCAAGTCGTTAGCGTCCCGCCACGGCTGTGGACGTGCGCCGGACCCGAGATGGTGGAAGCGGTCGCGCTTCTCGCGCGGGCCGCGGAGCAGATCGCGGCGAGGGCAACGCCATGA
- a CDS encoding FecCD family ABC transporter permease, whose translation MTVFLRALGDEIAYPLLVSSLIAASFAASIASLSIGYAPFNLASAMVDWMAGRESLAALVLIELRVPRALLGLLVGYTLGLAGAVMQGFLRNPLAEPGIIGVSGAAALGAVVIFYSGLAHLTSLLLPLGGVAGAAIAGVILFGLAGRGAGTTTLILAGIAINSLAGALISLALNLSATPYAAIEIMFWLMGSLADRSLDHIALVLPPMVTGWALLLWTGRALDALSLGELTASSLGFKLERVRGAVVGGTALCVGSAVAVSGAVGFVGLVVPHLIRPFVGHRPGRLLMASGFAGAVLTTSADIAVRLIATQPELKLGVVTAIVGAPFLFALLYRLRSERP comes from the coding sequence ATGACGGTTTTCCTCCGGGCGTTAGGCGACGAGATCGCCTATCCCTTGCTCGTCAGCAGCCTTATCGCAGCTTCCTTCGCTGCGTCCATCGCCTCGCTCTCGATCGGCTATGCGCCTTTCAACCTGGCCAGCGCCATGGTCGACTGGATGGCCGGCCGGGAAAGCCTCGCCGCGCTCGTGCTCATCGAGCTGAGAGTGCCTCGTGCTCTGCTCGGCCTGCTCGTGGGGTATACTCTGGGGCTCGCCGGCGCGGTCATGCAGGGCTTCCTGCGCAACCCGCTGGCCGAGCCTGGTATCATCGGCGTTTCGGGTGCCGCGGCGCTCGGTGCGGTCGTCATCTTCTATTCCGGCCTGGCACATTTGACATCGCTGCTCCTGCCGCTGGGCGGCGTCGCCGGGGCGGCCATCGCCGGGGTGATCCTGTTCGGCCTTGCCGGCCGCGGAGCAGGCACGACCACGCTGATCCTGGCCGGCATCGCCATCAACAGCCTGGCGGGCGCGCTGATCTCCCTCGCGCTCAACCTGTCCGCGACCCCTTATGCCGCAATTGAAATCATGTTCTGGCTGATGGGCTCGCTGGCCGATCGCAGTCTCGACCACATCGCGCTCGTACTGCCCCCCATGGTAACCGGCTGGGCACTGCTTCTCTGGACAGGCCGTGCGCTCGACGCGTTGAGCCTGGGCGAGCTGACCGCATCGAGCCTCGGCTTCAAGCTGGAGAGGGTCCGCGGCGCGGTTGTCGGCGGGACAGCGCTCTGCGTCGGCAGCGCCGTCGCGGTGAGCGGTGCCGTCGGCTTTGTCGGTCTTGTCGTGCCGCATCTGATCCGCCCGTTCGTCGGTCATCGGCCGGGCCGGCTGCTGATGGCCAGCGGCTTCGCCGGCGCGGTGCTGACGACATCGGCGGACATTGCGGTCAGGCTCATTGCCACCCAGCCGGAGCTGAAGCTCGGGGTGGTCACGGCCATTGTCGGCGCACCCTTCCTGTTCGCGCTCCTTTACCGCCTCAGGAGCGAGCGGCCATGA
- a CDS encoding ABC transporter ATP-binding protein: MKIEAKAVGVRLGSRQILSDVDLAVSPGEMIGLVGPNGAGKSTLLAVLAGLCAPDSGRVIFDGCDANSIGPRQLARRLSFLAQSASIEWRLNVEQVVALGRLPHRGLWGPQDPASDARAIAAAMRMTEVETLAKRPLNALSGGERMRVLLARALAVEGEVLLADEPIAGLDPYHQLRAMELLAAAASAGTAVVVVLHELTLAARFCRRLVLMSQGRLVADGTPEAVLSPGLLEAVYSVLPLVGTQDGERFILPWRRNPSMHGDSA, from the coding sequence ATGAAGATCGAGGCCAAGGCTGTCGGCGTCCGGCTTGGCAGCCGCCAAATACTGAGCGACGTCGACCTGGCCGTCTCGCCTGGAGAGATGATCGGGCTGGTGGGGCCCAATGGTGCAGGCAAGTCTACCCTGCTGGCGGTGTTGGCCGGCCTGTGCGCACCCGATAGCGGCCGGGTGATCTTCGACGGATGCGACGCCAATAGCATCGGCCCCCGCCAGCTGGCCCGACGCTTGAGCTTTCTCGCTCAATCCGCGTCGATCGAGTGGCGGCTCAATGTGGAGCAGGTGGTCGCCCTGGGGCGCCTCCCCCACCGCGGCTTGTGGGGACCGCAGGATCCAGCCTCCGACGCGCGGGCGATCGCCGCTGCCATGCGCATGACGGAGGTTGAGACCCTCGCCAAGCGCCCGCTCAACGCTCTGTCGGGCGGAGAGCGCATGCGGGTGCTGCTTGCCCGCGCATTGGCAGTGGAAGGCGAGGTCCTGCTGGCGGACGAGCCCATCGCAGGGCTCGACCCCTACCACCAGCTTCGGGCCATGGAGCTGCTGGCCGCGGCGGCATCTGCCGGCACGGCCGTGGTGGTTGTGCTGCATGAGCTGACCCTGGCGGCGAGATTTTGCCGACGGCTGGTGCTCATGAGCCAGGGCCGGCTTGTCGCCGACGGCACGCCCGAAGCGGTGCTCAGCCCGGGGTTGCTGGAGGCCGTCTATTCCGTCTTGCCGCTGGTCGGAACGCAGGATGGCGAACGCTTCATCCTGCCCTGGCGGCGAAACCCATCCATGCACGGAGATTCCGCATGA
- a CDS encoding DUF6925 family protein has product MSNETLQFIRRMIADQKAGWSLGTFGAIAEFTRDEGEAVAFGQDGLSAATSRGAIRIAHDADIRIFAYEAPAKDPASWHQAVALCLPKANSLMSHRRVVTELGPDEEAVREMDRGAILFDIGLGTPTVDVCVRSMDPAVIARLREAVGTSIFDPDNTLMRDMPALSPHRVFATRLGRAEIMQPVPAAHEKSPEGPHTHVLPQLLSQGRTHSANEPIPFGWVPCAYIYPQHPLKDPLGRDIPFDPAALEAFRDVLSDYGDPELAALKTEIEELVWSGASPEALPKLTKRSHRATLRVTLRQLKCQAEGDTGALDLWREYF; this is encoded by the coding sequence ATGAGCAACGAGACCCTGCAGTTCATTCGCCGGATGATTGCCGACCAGAAGGCCGGCTGGAGTCTCGGCACTTTCGGCGCCATCGCCGAATTCACGCGCGACGAAGGGGAGGCAGTCGCGTTCGGACAGGACGGCTTGTCGGCCGCAACCTCGCGAGGCGCCATCAGGATCGCCCATGATGCGGATATTCGGATATTCGCCTACGAGGCCCCCGCCAAGGATCCCGCAAGCTGGCACCAGGCGGTGGCGCTCTGCTTGCCCAAGGCAAACAGCTTGATGAGCCATCGGCGCGTGGTCACGGAGCTCGGGCCGGACGAAGAGGCCGTTCGTGAGATGGATAGGGGCGCAATTCTGTTCGATATCGGCCTGGGCACGCCGACCGTGGATGTGTGCGTGCGCTCTATGGATCCGGCGGTGATAGCCCGGCTGCGGGAGGCGGTGGGAACGTCCATTTTCGACCCGGACAATACGTTGATGCGCGACATGCCTGCGCTTTCGCCGCACCGGGTGTTCGCAACCAGGCTCGGCCGCGCGGAAATCATGCAGCCAGTCCCGGCTGCCCATGAGAAAAGCCCGGAAGGACCGCACACCCACGTTCTACCGCAACTCCTCAGCCAAGGCCGCACCCACAGCGCCAATGAACCGATCCCGTTTGGATGGGTGCCCTGCGCCTATATCTACCCGCAGCATCCGCTCAAGGATCCGCTCGGGCGGGATATCCCTTTCGACCCGGCAGCCTTGGAGGCGTTCCGCGACGTCCTGAGTGACTACGGTGACCCCGAGCTTGCGGCTCTCAAAACCGAGATCGAGGAGCTTGTCTGGAGCGGCGCAAGCCCCGAAGCGCTGCCGAAACTGACGAAGCGGTCACACCGGGCGACCTTGCGCGTGACCTTGCGACAATTGAAATGCCAAGCGGAAGGGGACACCGGAGCTCTCGACCTTTGGAGAGAGTATTTCTAG
- a CDS encoding GMC oxidoreductase, producing the protein MILDHLEGLDEARHDLCIVGSGPVGITLALEMARLGRSVLLLESGGQQPDTSTTELSAAEIAEPSRHDDMRIAVARRFGGTSNLWAGRCQPFDAIDFERRPWAGDVRWPITLEDLAPHYAAACGYAQCGAPVFRDPIPGVASQDDAFDYTRLERFSNKPAFQLTHMRALAGNPLIDVRLNATVTGFVFGSDDRITALTVSRLDGSRHDIPVSAVALACGGLETTRLLLAAQRQQPERFGGRDGPLGRYYMGHVIGEVADIQFATDALDQAYDFYLDGHGSYARRRFVPSDGLQRSAQLPNVSFWPVVPPSADPRHGSAVLSAVMLALSVGPLGRRLVAEAIRKRHVPDDLDRWPHLLNVVRGLPAAAVFVPSFLYRRYASPMRLPGFFIRNSARRYGLSYHAEHFPQAESRVELGYETDRLGLPRLRIDLRFSRDNAEALARAHDELGRWLGRTGFGSLTYRQPREETVDAILALAAHGTHQIGTARMGANRREAIVDADLKCFDCANLYAIGSAVLPTSGQANPTLTAIALAVRFAAHWRRA; encoded by the coding sequence ATGATCCTCGATCACCTGGAGGGCCTCGACGAAGCACGCCACGACCTGTGCATCGTCGGCTCGGGCCCAGTCGGCATCACACTGGCCCTGGAAATGGCCCGGCTTGGCCGGAGCGTGCTTCTGCTCGAATCCGGCGGCCAACAGCCTGACACGAGCACCACCGAGCTGTCGGCGGCGGAGATTGCCGAGCCATCCCGGCACGACGACATGCGCATCGCCGTCGCGCGCCGCTTCGGTGGCACGTCGAACCTGTGGGCCGGGCGCTGCCAGCCCTTTGATGCAATCGATTTCGAGCGTCGGCCCTGGGCGGGTGATGTCCGCTGGCCGATCACGCTCGAAGACCTGGCGCCCCATTACGCGGCCGCTTGCGGCTATGCGCAGTGCGGCGCCCCTGTCTTCCGAGATCCGATCCCGGGTGTGGCCTCGCAGGATGATGCGTTCGACTACACGCGGCTGGAGCGGTTCAGCAACAAGCCGGCGTTTCAGCTCACCCATATGCGCGCGCTCGCCGGAAATCCGCTCATCGATGTGCGCCTCAACGCGACCGTGACCGGCTTCGTCTTCGGGAGCGATGACCGCATCACCGCGCTGACCGTGAGCAGGCTCGACGGCAGCCGGCACGATATTCCCGTCTCGGCAGTCGCCTTGGCCTGCGGCGGGCTCGAAACCACCCGGCTGCTGCTGGCCGCCCAGCGGCAGCAGCCCGAGCGCTTCGGCGGGCGGGATGGCCCGCTCGGCCGCTACTATATGGGTCACGTGATCGGCGAGGTGGCCGACATCCAGTTCGCGACGGACGCGCTCGACCAGGCCTATGACTTCTACCTCGACGGCCACGGCTCCTATGCGCGCCGGCGTTTCGTTCCATCCGACGGCTTGCAGCGATCGGCGCAGCTGCCCAATGTCTCGTTCTGGCCGGTGGTACCGCCCAGCGCCGATCCCCGCCACGGCAGCGCCGTCCTGTCCGCCGTCATGCTGGCCCTGTCCGTCGGCCCGCTCGGCCGCCGGCTGGTGGCGGAGGCCATCCGCAAGCGCCACGTGCCCGATGATCTCGACCGCTGGCCGCACCTTCTGAACGTAGTGCGCGGCTTGCCCGCGGCCGCCGTGTTCGTCCCCTCCTTCCTCTACCGCCGCTATGCGAGCCCGATGCGGCTGCCGGGATTCTTCATCCGCAATTCCGCCCGCCGCTACGGCCTTTCCTACCACGCCGAGCACTTCCCCCAGGCCGAAAGCCGGGTGGAACTGGGATATGAAACGGACCGGCTCGGCCTGCCGCGCCTGCGCATCGATCTGCGTTTCAGCCGCGACAACGCGGAAGCCCTGGCCCGGGCCCATGACGAGCTTGGCCGCTGGCTTGGCCGCACCGGCTTCGGCTCGCTGACATACCGGCAGCCGCGGGAGGAAACGGTCGATGCGATCCTCGCCCTGGCAGCACATGGCACGCACCAGATCGGCACGGCGCGCATGGGCGCCAATCGCCGCGAGGCCATCGTCGATGCTGACCTCAAATGTTTCGATTGTGCAAATCTCTACGCGATCGGCTCGGCGGTGCTGCCCACCTCCGGCCAGGCCAACCCGACGCTCACCGCCATTGCATTGGCCGTTCGGTTCGCCGCTCACTGGAGGCGGGCTTGA
- a CDS encoding aldo/keto reductase, whose product MVRQVKLPGTEIETSVIGFGCASLGSRISRAQGLRSLEAAFDAGVTWYDVAPPYGAGEAELAVGAFLRERRQQVQVCTKVGLTHPERNQLMKMVYAAARPVAGKLKALRRGFRALPATRYRKVPLDGSTIKASLDQSLTRLGTDYVDVFALHDPDPADVTREDVLRALEEVVRAGKARHVSVAGSLRACLAGAAQPGPFSFAQCADGLDIDAVPQIARAARRPIATVTHSVFGVDGALERLVQRLAQDPQAQRQLAEAGYAGPLPDAAGALLLDRALAANPQGVVLTSMFSERHRRFNIARASRPASRQALDLAKSLTATPAPGLVPA is encoded by the coding sequence ATGGTGAGGCAAGTAAAACTTCCCGGCACGGAGATCGAAACCTCGGTCATCGGCTTCGGCTGCGCTTCCCTGGGCTCGCGCATATCGCGCGCGCAGGGGCTGCGAAGCCTCGAAGCAGCGTTTGATGCTGGCGTGACCTGGTATGACGTGGCGCCTCCCTACGGCGCGGGAGAGGCGGAACTGGCGGTCGGCGCCTTCCTCAGAGAGCGTCGCCAGCAGGTTCAGGTCTGTACCAAAGTGGGCCTGACCCATCCCGAGCGCAATCAGCTCATGAAAATGGTCTATGCCGCGGCCCGCCCTGTGGCCGGCAAGCTCAAGGCGCTGCGGCGTGGCTTTCGCGCGCTGCCGGCCACGCGCTATCGCAAGGTGCCGTTGGATGGCAGCACGATCAAGGCGTCGCTCGATCAGTCGCTCACCCGCCTCGGCACCGATTACGTGGACGTCTTTGCCCTGCACGATCCCGACCCGGCCGATGTCACGCGCGAGGACGTGCTGCGGGCGCTGGAAGAGGTGGTGCGTGCCGGCAAGGCGCGTCACGTCTCGGTTGCGGGGAGCTTGCGGGCCTGTCTCGCAGGTGCGGCGCAACCCGGCCCCTTCAGCTTCGCCCAATGTGCCGATGGTCTCGACATCGACGCGGTGCCTCAGATAGCCCGAGCCGCGAGACGTCCCATCGCCACCGTGACCCATTCGGTGTTCGGGGTGGACGGCGCGCTGGAGCGGCTGGTTCAGCGGCTGGCGCAAGACCCGCAGGCACAGCGTCAGCTGGCGGAGGCCGGCTATGCCGGGCCTTTGCCGGACGCCGCCGGCGCCCTGCTCCTGGACCGCGCCTTGGCCGCCAACCCGCAAGGGGTCGTGCTCACCTCAATGTTTTCCGAGCGGCACCGCCGGTTCAACATCGCGCGGGCCTCACGACCTGCCTCTCGCCAGGCGCTCGATCTCGCCAAATCACTCACCGCCACACCGGCGCCCGGCCTCGTGCCCGCATGA
- a CDS encoding alginate lyase family protein, with protein sequence MLLIPLLPGTVWANPTCKLALPPSQPLKVEGFYADSQGSVVDGSKRAARDKAVAPYEAFVRLQQQRADAYLVRGDEAAGRCALDNLALWAERRALTGRWSSRQANYERNWYLGALALAYLKVMALADPSERARIARWLEEMAAPIPDFLARDDVPENNLAYWAGLAMAATALATGDGRLRKQADGILAQGLAAIAPDGTLPLEMERGGKALDYHCFAAAPLAAMAFMAKARGDTVDFASLKRLGERIIAGLRDPSSFAAMAGAPQESPPQWNLAWFGFYGALVPTDNLPPHAANSHFLGGDVAATMQAIKTATRRDVR encoded by the coding sequence TTGCTTCTCATCCCGTTGCTGCCGGGCACCGTCTGGGCGAACCCGACCTGCAAGCTCGCATTGCCGCCGAGCCAGCCGCTGAAAGTTGAAGGGTTTTACGCCGACAGCCAGGGGAGCGTGGTGGATGGCTCAAAGCGCGCAGCCAGGGATAAGGCGGTGGCCCCCTATGAAGCTTTCGTCCGCCTGCAGCAGCAGCGCGCGGATGCCTATCTCGTCCGTGGCGACGAGGCGGCCGGCCGCTGCGCGCTCGACAATTTGGCGCTGTGGGCCGAACGCCGTGCGCTGACCGGCCGCTGGTCCTCGCGCCAGGCCAATTACGAGCGGAACTGGTATCTCGGGGCCCTGGCCCTCGCCTATCTGAAGGTCATGGCGCTGGCCGATCCGTCGGAACGTGCTCGCATCGCGCGCTGGCTCGAGGAGATGGCCGCACCAATCCCAGATTTCCTCGCGCGGGACGACGTGCCGGAGAACAACCTGGCCTATTGGGCCGGTCTTGCGATGGCGGCCACGGCGCTGGCGACGGGCGACGGGCGACTGCGGAAACAGGCGGATGGGATCCTGGCGCAAGGCCTTGCCGCCATAGCGCCGGATGGGACCCTTCCTCTGGAAATGGAACGCGGCGGGAAGGCTCTCGACTATCATTGCTTCGCCGCAGCACCGCTTGCCGCCATGGCCTTCATGGCGAAGGCGCGCGGTGACACCGTGGACTTTGCAAGCCTCAAGCGCTTGGGCGAGCGCATTATCGCCGGCCTCCGTGACCCCTCCTCGTTCGCGGCCATGGCAGGCGCACCTCAGGAATCGCCCCCTCAATGGAACCTCGCCTGGTTCGGCTTCTATGGGGCGTTGGTCCCGACGGATAACCTGCCCCCTCATGCCGCCAACAGCCATTTCCTGGGTGGCGATGTGGCTGCCACCATGCAGGCGATAAAGACCGCGACGCGCCGAGACGTTCGTTGA
- a CDS encoding undecaprenyl-phosphate glucose phosphotransferase, with translation MTMDRVEGRLFLGTGNPRISWLAFALTAAALDASAILVAAFVTGPAYYLASFGNTDSLAQHLEWGGTFALVFLVIASARGSYRFRNYVQSKNRFDDLLLTWTITSGIVLALVFLLKAGADYSRGATVVLYFSGLAALFTLRLATARLAEILARSAGFAARKVVLVGRRDDIASHMRRYDLRDVGWSAVGIVELDNVVETAVQMQGTIRQLRPDDVILVVPWSEVSLIETLTDALMETPVAIHIAPGPFLDRYAGMGTAGNAAGLILVRAAFQRTDVITKRIFDIVVASVALLLLLPVLVLTAIAIKLDSRGPVLFRQTRHGFNHQTFRVFKFRSMTVMEDGEAFRQATKNDARITRVGRWIRRTNIDELPQFLNVLLGDMSVVGPRPHPVNLNKAFDGRIAYYARRHIAKPGITGWAQVHGLRGETDTEEKMRARIEYDLYYLRNWSLWLDVKIVLMTVFSPKSYRNAG, from the coding sequence ATGACGATGGACCGCGTCGAAGGCCGCCTGTTCCTCGGTACGGGAAATCCACGGATTTCCTGGCTAGCCTTCGCGCTTACGGCCGCTGCGCTCGACGCTTCGGCGATCTTGGTCGCGGCCTTCGTAACCGGGCCAGCCTATTATCTCGCGAGCTTCGGCAACACCGACTCGCTGGCGCAGCATCTCGAATGGGGCGGCACTTTCGCGCTCGTCTTCCTCGTGATTGCCTCCGCGCGCGGATCCTATCGGTTCCGCAACTACGTCCAGTCCAAGAACCGGTTCGACGACCTGCTGCTCACGTGGACGATAACGTCCGGGATCGTGCTGGCGCTGGTCTTCCTGCTCAAAGCGGGGGCTGACTATTCGCGCGGTGCCACCGTCGTTCTCTACTTCTCCGGGCTTGCGGCCCTGTTCACCCTCAGGCTCGCCACGGCCCGACTGGCGGAAATCCTGGCGCGGTCTGCGGGTTTTGCGGCGCGCAAGGTGGTGCTGGTGGGCCGGCGCGACGACATTGCGAGCCATATGCGCCGCTATGACCTGCGCGACGTGGGGTGGAGCGCCGTCGGCATCGTCGAACTGGACAACGTGGTCGAGACTGCCGTTCAGATGCAAGGAACCATCCGGCAGCTCAGGCCGGACGATGTCATCCTGGTCGTTCCCTGGTCCGAGGTGTCGCTGATCGAGACGCTCACGGACGCCCTGATGGAAACGCCCGTTGCCATCCATATTGCGCCGGGTCCCTTTCTCGACCGCTATGCGGGCATGGGCACCGCTGGCAACGCCGCCGGGCTGATCCTGGTGCGGGCTGCGTTCCAGCGCACGGATGTCATCACCAAGCGCATCTTCGACATTGTGGTTGCCTCGGTCGCGCTGCTGCTGCTTCTGCCCGTCCTTGTCCTAACCGCCATCGCCATCAAGCTGGACAGCCGCGGGCCGGTTTTGTTCCGGCAGACGCGCCACGGCTTCAATCACCAGACTTTCCGCGTGTTCAAGTTCCGCTCCATGACGGTGATGGAGGATGGGGAGGCGTTTCGCCAGGCAACCAAGAACGATGCGCGCATCACCCGGGTCGGTCGCTGGATCAGGCGCACCAATATCGACGAGCTGCCGCAGTTCCTCAACGTGCTGCTCGGGGACATGTCGGTGGTGGGGCCGCGGCCGCATCCGGTAAACCTCAACAAGGCCTTCGACGGGCGGATCGCCTACTACGCCAGGCGTCACATCGCCAAGCCGGGGATTACCGGTTGGGCACAAGTGCACGGCCTGCGCGGCGAAACCGACACGGAAGAGAAGATGCGCGCCCGCATCGAATATGACCTCTACTATCTCCGGAACTGGTCACTGTGGCTCGACGTCAAGATCGTGCTCATGACGGTCTTCTCGCCGAAGAGCTACCGCAACGCCGGCTGA
- a CDS encoding polysaccharide deacetylase family protein: MLPDRLVLTFHGLGRPAGAIDPAEAPYWVDTSVLHEAVDAARRDPRIEITFDDGYASDFHIACPVLAQAGLSATFFVLAGRLGQQGSLSKSDLAEMAAMGMRIGNHGHDHVNWTKCADDTLRRELYDARAVIEDAAGCAVDTLSVPFGAFDARVLRTAFAAGYRRVHTSSGGLAHRGARLVPRNTVRSDLDVGRMIADLTGWQSRARSAVRDPIRRWRYGVNTWAADRAP, from the coding sequence ATGCTGCCCGACCGACTGGTGCTGACATTTCATGGGCTGGGGAGGCCGGCCGGCGCCATCGACCCGGCGGAGGCGCCCTATTGGGTCGACACGTCCGTGCTGCACGAGGCGGTGGACGCGGCGCGGCGCGACCCGCGCATCGAAATCACCTTCGACGACGGCTACGCATCAGATTTCCACATCGCCTGTCCGGTGCTGGCACAAGCGGGGCTTTCCGCCACGTTCTTCGTGCTGGCGGGCCGGCTCGGGCAGCAAGGGTCGCTCTCCAAATCAGACCTGGCCGAGATGGCAGCCATGGGCATGCGGATCGGCAATCACGGCCATGATCATGTGAACTGGACCAAATGCGCTGACGATACCTTGCGGCGCGAGCTCTATGATGCGCGCGCGGTGATCGAGGATGCAGCCGGCTGCGCCGTCGACACTCTGTCGGTGCCTTTCGGCGCCTTCGATGCCCGGGTGCTCCGCACGGCCTTCGCGGCAGGGTACCGCCGCGTCCATACCAGCTCCGGCGGGCTTGCCCATCGCGGCGCCCGCCTGGTGCCGCGCAACACGGTGCGCAGTGATCTCGACGTCGGCCGCATGATCGCGGACCTTACGGGCTGGCAAAGCCGTGCCAGGTCCGCGGTGCGCGACCCGATCCGGCGCTGGAGATATGGCGTCAATACATGGGCGGCAGATCGCGCCCCGTAA
- a CDS encoding glycosyltransferase has translation MERLTIGIASCGRPGLARTLRSLGAMRIPDGIAAEVIVADDDPGGGAAAIVAGGAPWGLPVRALAVGAGNISAARNAVLDAAQGEWIAFVDDDEWVASDWLVRMFAAAAEFGAEVVIGPVFPQYPEGTPAWLAAANPLYIEWGPRGRRLETGRSGNVLFRRAPVEQHGLRFDVGLGRTGGEDTDFFSRLHRAGAVIIATDDAHIYEEAPPARLDLGYIRRRALRSGQSYARLRIGPGGKLDPRHIAFYMDAGAKALIGGAGAALLRPVCRARSLKLRQKAWLNLGKLREITGRDLPPMY, from the coding sequence ATGGAACGGCTGACCATCGGCATCGCGAGCTGCGGGCGGCCGGGCCTTGCGCGCACCCTTCGATCGCTCGGGGCCATGCGCATTCCCGACGGCATCGCTGCGGAGGTGATCGTCGCCGACGATGATCCCGGTGGCGGGGCGGCGGCCATCGTCGCTGGCGGCGCACCGTGGGGCTTGCCCGTCCGCGCCCTGGCGGTCGGCGCGGGCAACATATCGGCGGCGCGCAATGCCGTGCTGGACGCGGCCCAGGGCGAGTGGATCGCCTTCGTGGATGATGACGAGTGGGTCGCATCCGACTGGCTGGTGCGCATGTTCGCGGCGGCGGCGGAATTCGGGGCCGAGGTGGTCATCGGCCCGGTCTTCCCGCAATATCCCGAGGGCACGCCGGCCTGGCTCGCAGCCGCCAATCCTCTCTATATCGAATGGGGGCCGCGGGGCCGCAGGCTCGAGACCGGGCGCTCGGGCAATGTGCTGTTCCGCCGCGCCCCGGTCGAGCAGCATGGCCTGCGGTTCGATGTGGGGCTCGGCCGGACGGGTGGCGAGGACACGGACTTCTTCAGCCGTCTGCACCGTGCGGGAGCGGTGATCATCGCCACCGACGACGCCCATATCTATGAGGAAGCACCGCCCGCTCGGCTCGATCTCGGCTATATCAGGCGCCGGGCGCTGCGGTCGGGCCAGTCCTACGCCCGACTGCGCATCGGCCCCGGCGGCAAGCTCGATCCGCGGCACATCGCCTTTTACATGGATGCCGGGGCGAAAGCGCTGATCGGTGGGGCCGGTGCGGCCCTGTTGCGGCCGGTGTGCCGGGCCCGCTCGCTGAAGCTCAGGCAGAAGGCCTGGCTCAATCTCGGCAAGCTTCGGGAGATTACGGGGCGCGATCTGCCGCCCATGTATTGA